In Elaeis guineensis isolate ETL-2024a chromosome 1, EG11, whole genome shotgun sequence, a genomic segment contains:
- the LOC105039089 gene encoding GDSL esterase/lipase At2g04570, with product MRWTIMNLLLLPLMMFWLLPPPKNAATAEVPAIIVFGDSTVDTGNNNRISALLKSNFRPYGRDFMGGKPTGRFSNGRLATDFYSEFYGLGPFVPAYLDPKYGIEDFATRVCFASAGSGLDNATANVLSVIPLRMQVQYYKEYQTRLKSYLGEEKAKHTLREAAYVISIGTNDFIENYFAYTTDRYMQFTVGEYVDFLAGLARDFFEELYALGARKIGFTGLGPIGCVPLERSLNFITTAGSCMEEYNEVARDFNAKLQAVIDELCATLPGIQLKLAPVYDFFVYVLQNGFLYGFENVEFGCCATGTIEVGYTCNELSPFTCPDASKYVFWDAVHPTEKAGQIIAAYLFNTTVGQFQ from the exons ATGAGATGGACCATTATGAACCTCCTATTACTCCCATTGATGATGTTCTGGTTACTACCACCACCCAAGAATGCCGCCACCGCGGAAGTGCCGGCGATCATAGTGTTCGGTGACTCGACGGTCGACACGGGGAACAACAACCGGATCTCGGCACTTCTCAAGAGCAACTTCAGACCCTATGGGCGTGATTTCATGGGTGGGAAGCCCACCGGGCGGTTCAGCAATGGCCGGCTGGCGACCGACTTCTACTCGGAGTTTTACGGCCTTGGTCCCTTCGTGCCAGCTTATCTTGATCCCAAGTATGGGATAGAGGATTTTGCCACCAGAGTTTGCTTCGCATCTGCTGGCTCTGGGCTGGACAATGCTACGGCCAACGTTCTG TCTGTGATACCCTTGCGGATGCAAGTCCAGTACTACAAAGAGTATCAGACTAGACTGAAGAGCTATCTCGGAGAGGAGAAGGCCAAGCATACGTTGAGGGAGGCCGCGTATGTCATTAGCATCGGGACTAACGATTTTATCGAGAATTACTTTGCCTACACCACGGATCGATACATGCAATTCACCGTCGGTGAGTATGTGGACTTCCTCGCGGGTCTCGCCCGTGACTTCTTCGAAGAACTTTACGCTTTGGGGGCCCGAAAGATTGGCTTCACAGGACTGGGTCCGATAGGGTGTGTGCCCTTGGAACGGAGCCTGAACTTTATAACCACGGCCGGTTCATGCATGGAAGAGTACAACGAGGTGGCAAGAGACTTCAATGCAAAGCTGCAAGCCGTCATTGATGAGTTGTGTGCCACTCTGCCGGGCATCCAACTGAAATTAGCCCCCGTGTATGACTTCTTTGTTTACGTCTTGCAAAATGGATTTCTATATG GGTTTGAGAACGTCGAGTTCGGATGCTGTGCCACTGGAACGATCGAGGTGGGATACACATGCAATGAATTGAGCCCATTCACGTGTCCAGATGCAAGCAAATACGTATTCTGGGACGCCGTCCACCCAACTGAGAAGGCGGGCCAGATCATTGCTGCGTACTTGTTCAACACCACAGTCGGACAATTCCAATGA